The Marivivens sp. LCG002 genome contains a region encoding:
- a CDS encoding universal stress protein — protein MRKFLVVLDDSRECLNAMRFAAMRAKNTGAGVAILSVIPPDEFNHWIGVGELMREEARERIHAHFEVFAKWMRDRQNISPELIIREGEAVQQILDVITENPEIGVLVLGAGNDKKGPGPLVSQLSRQSGSLPVPITIVPGDLSKDQLEAIT, from the coding sequence ATGCGCAAATTCCTCGTCGTATTGGATGATAGCCGTGAATGTTTGAACGCGATGCGGTTCGCCGCAATGCGGGCCAAGAACACCGGCGCTGGTGTTGCGATCCTTTCTGTGATCCCGCCCGATGAGTTCAATCACTGGATCGGTGTCGGTGAACTGATGCGCGAAGAGGCCCGAGAGCGTATCCATGCGCATTTCGAAGTCTTTGCAAAATGGATGCGTGACCGCCAGAACATCTCGCCCGAGCTGATCATCCGCGAAGGCGAGGCCGTCCAACAGATCCTCGACGTGATCACGGAGAACCCTGAAATCGGTGTTTTGGTTCTGGGGGCGGGCAATGACAAAAAGGGCCCCGGCCCCTTGGTCAGCCAGCTTTCCCGCCAATCAGGAAGCCTCCCCGTGCCAATCACCATCGTTCCGGGCGATCTGTCCAAAGATCAGCTCGAAGCCATTACCTAA
- a CDS encoding NifU family protein — translation MFIQTESTPNPATLKFLPGQTVLEAGTADFPSSEAAKASPLATRLFAITGVSGVFFGNDFVTVTKSESTEWDHIKPAILGAIMEHFQSGAAIMDGPQASAHGDNHATEDTEIVNQIKELLDTRVRPAVAQDGGDITFHGFERGIVYLHMQGACAGCPSSTLTLKMGIENLLRHYIPEVLEVRPVAA, via the coding sequence ATGTTTATCCAGACAGAATCCACGCCGAACCCGGCGACGCTCAAATTCCTTCCGGGTCAAACTGTACTCGAAGCCGGCACTGCCGACTTCCCCTCGTCCGAGGCCGCCAAAGCTTCACCGCTTGCAACCCGTCTTTTCGCGATCACGGGCGTGTCGGGTGTCTTTTTCGGCAATGACTTTGTGACCGTCACCAAGTCCGAAAGCACCGAATGGGACCATATCAAGCCCGCGATCCTTGGGGCGATCATGGAACACTTCCAGTCGGGCGCTGCGATCATGGACGGTCCGCAAGCATCGGCTCATGGTGACAACCACGCCACCGAAGACACCGAGATCGTCAACCAGATCAAAGAGCTTCTCGACACGCGCGTGCGCCCTGCCGTTGCGCAGGACGGTGGCGACATCACGTTCCACGGCTTCGAACGCGGTATCGTTTATCTCCACATGCAAGGCGCCTGTGCGGGCTGCCCTTCGTCGACGCTCACCCTCAAAATGGGGATCGAGAACCTTTTGCGGCACTACATCCCCGAAGTGCTCGAAGTGCGTCCGGTCGCGGCCTAA
- the tsaB gene encoding tRNA (adenosine(37)-N6)-threonylcarbamoyltransferase complex dimerization subunit type 1 TsaB, translated as MTVQPTLLAFDTSAAYCAAALLLHGQIITRVDEMKKGQAEHLMPMLNEMLSEAGLGWQDLDGIGVGLGPGNFTGIRISVAAARGIALALGKPAIGVNGFEARAHGYARPIVATIPAPRENHYVQTFADSGPDEPRLEPLSDFAPTCPVAPEADAQTLIRNVALIAASRLGTPQPRPAPLYVRAADAAPPRDPAPVILS; from the coding sequence ATGACAGTTCAGCCGACACTTTTGGCTTTCGATACATCGGCGGCGTATTGCGCCGCCGCTCTTCTTTTGCACGGCCAAATCATCACCCGCGTCGATGAGATGAAAAAAGGGCAGGCCGAGCACCTCATGCCCATGCTGAACGAGATGCTGAGCGAGGCGGGCCTTGGATGGCAAGATCTCGACGGGATCGGTGTCGGTCTCGGGCCCGGAAATTTCACTGGTATCCGTATCTCGGTTGCGGCCGCGCGAGGGATTGCGCTCGCCCTCGGGAAACCCGCGATCGGTGTGAACGGCTTCGAGGCTCGGGCGCATGGCTACGCTCGTCCGATTGTGGCGACCATCCCCGCTCCCCGCGAAAACCACTATGTCCAAACCTTTGCGGACAGCGGACCGGATGAACCCCGTCTCGAACCGCTTTCGGACTTTGCGCCGACCTGTCCGGTCGCACCCGAAGCCGATGCACAGACCCTTATCCGCAACGTCGCTTTGATCGCGGCAAGCCGTTTGGGCACGCCGCAACCGCGCCCTGCCCCGCTTTATGTGCGCGCAGCAGACGCCGCCCCGCCGCGCGACCCCGCTCCGGTGATCCTCTCGTGA
- the rimI gene encoding ribosomal protein S18-alanine N-acetyltransferase yields the protein MTPQTMAEIYAEAFPTSRPWTAEEFADFGTNRLCFFTILPDFGFALGQVIEDEVELLTIAIRPENQGQGLGGKLLDQFHQDAVSRGAKMILLEVAEDNISARALYQRSGYSESGRRKGYYKRSDSSVTDAVLMRRSLSEA from the coding sequence GTGACACCGCAGACCATGGCCGAAATCTATGCCGAGGCCTTCCCCACCAGCAGACCATGGACGGCGGAAGAGTTCGCGGACTTTGGGACCAATCGTTTGTGCTTTTTTACGATCCTCCCCGACTTCGGCTTTGCCCTCGGACAGGTAATTGAAGACGAGGTCGAACTTTTGACCATCGCGATCAGACCCGAAAACCAGGGTCAGGGCCTTGGCGGAAAACTGCTGGACCAATTCCACCAAGATGCTGTTTCGCGGGGTGCAAAGATGATCCTCCTCGAGGTGGCCGAAGACAATATATCGGCCAGAGCGCTCTATCAGAGGTCAGGATATAGCGAATCGGGACGCCGGAAAGGGTATTACAAACGCTCGGATTCAAGCGTAACGGACGCCGTTCTCATGCGGCGGTCGCTTTCCGAGGCATAA
- a CDS encoding BMP family ABC transporter substrate-binding protein: MTLTTKFLSATAALALSAGAAFADPAIIYDLGGKFDKSFNESAYNGAERWAKETGGTYAEVEIQTDAQREQAIRRFAEAGNNPIVMAGFSWSTPLSEVAADYPDTKFAVIDGVVEAENVRSIVFSEQEGSYLVGMMAAMASETGTVGFIGGMDIPLIRRFACGYAQGAKAVNADATVIANMTGTTPAAWNDPVKGSELTQAQISQGADVVYAAAGGTGVGVLQTAADSGILSIGVDSNQNYLHPGKVLTSMLKRVDNAVFDSFSAGEGLEAGFNVMGVANGGVGYSLDEFNASLVSDEMKAAVDAAAAEIASGALSVHDYMSDETCPALEF; encoded by the coding sequence ATGACCCTCACAACGAAATTCCTCAGCGCGACCGCGGCGCTTGCCCTTTCTGCAGGCGCAGCTTTCGCCGATCCCGCGATCATCTATGATCTTGGCGGCAAGTTCGACAAATCCTTCAACGAGAGCGCCTATAACGGTGCAGAGCGTTGGGCCAAGGAAACGGGCGGCACCTATGCCGAGGTCGAGATCCAGACCGACGCCCAGCGCGAGCAAGCGATCCGTCGCTTTGCCGAAGCAGGCAACAACCCGATCGTGATGGCTGGCTTCTCCTGGTCGACCCCGCTCTCCGAAGTCGCTGCCGACTATCCCGACACCAAGTTTGCTGTGATCGACGGTGTGGTCGAAGCAGAAAACGTGCGCTCGATCGTCTTCTCCGAGCAGGAAGGCTCCTACCTCGTCGGTATGATGGCGGCCATGGCCTCCGAGACCGGCACTGTGGGCTTTATCGGCGGCATGGACATCCCGCTGATCCGCCGTTTTGCCTGTGGCTACGCACAGGGCGCCAAGGCTGTAAATGCTGACGCGACCGTCATTGCGAACATGACCGGCACCACCCCTGCCGCTTGGAACGATCCGGTAAAAGGTTCGGAACTCACCCAAGCCCAGATCAGCCAGGGTGCTGACGTTGTTTACGCAGCAGCAGGCGGCACCGGTGTTGGCGTTCTCCAGACCGCAGCCGACTCGGGCATTCTCTCGATCGGCGTGGACAGCAACCAGAACTACCTCCACCCGGGTAAGGTCCTGACCTCGATGCTCAAGCGCGTTGACAACGCCGTTTTCGACAGCTTCAGCGCGGGCGAAGGTCTTGAAGCAGGCTTCAACGTCATGGGCGTTGCGAACGGTGGCGTTGGCTACTCGCTCGACGAATTCAACGCATCGCTCGTTTCGGACGAGATGAAGGCCGCCGTAGACGCCGCCGCTGCGGAAATCGCTTCGGGTGCGCTTTCGGTCCACGACTATATGTCGGACGAAACCTGCCCTGCGCTTGAGTTCTAA
- a CDS encoding ABC transporter ATP-binding protein: MSDQIPAIELRGISKSFGPVQANKDISIRVMPGTIHGIIGENGAGKSTLMSILYGFYKADAGEIYINGQKTNIPDSQAAIAAGIGMVFQHFKLVENFTVLENIILGAEDGPLLRPSLNKARSALKSLAEEYELNVDPNAVIEEIGVGMQQRVEILKALYRQANILILDEPTGVLTPAEADHLFRILENLRREGKTIILITHKLREIMEITDTVSVMRRGQMTATVKTAETSPTELAELMVGRKVLLKVEKTPAKPGKTILEVRNLAVTDDKGIKRLKGIDLDIRAGEILGIAGVAGNGQSELLEVLGGYRRATGSVKLNDQPLELNIGPSGGQKRRAIGIAHVPEDRQREGLIMDYAAWENIAFGYHNDPRFQKNALLMDHDTMKADTAAKMAAYDVRPPDPYLAAKSFSGGNQQKIVVAREIEQNPDLLLIGQPTRGVDIGAIEFIHKEIIALRDKGKAILLVSVELDEIMSLSDRIAVMFDGRIMGERLASETNAQELGLLMAGMNGEAA; the protein is encoded by the coding sequence ATGTCAGACCAGATTCCTGCGATCGAGCTACGCGGCATTTCCAAGTCTTTCGGTCCTGTTCAAGCCAACAAAGACATCTCGATCCGCGTCATGCCCGGAACGATCCACGGGATCATCGGCGAGAACGGTGCGGGGAAATCCACCCTGATGTCGATCCTCTACGGCTTTTACAAAGCCGATGCGGGCGAAATTTACATCAACGGACAAAAGACCAACATCCCCGACAGTCAGGCCGCCATCGCGGCGGGTATCGGGATGGTGTTCCAGCATTTCAAGCTGGTCGAGAATTTTACCGTGCTCGAGAATATCATTCTCGGAGCCGAAGACGGGCCCCTTCTTCGTCCGTCTTTAAACAAAGCGCGCTCGGCGCTCAAATCACTTGCCGAAGAATACGAGCTTAATGTCGACCCGAATGCGGTGATCGAAGAAATCGGTGTCGGCATGCAGCAGCGTGTCGAAATCCTCAAGGCGCTCTATCGACAGGCCAATATCCTGATCCTTGACGAACCGACGGGGGTGTTGACCCCTGCCGAGGCGGACCACCTGTTCCGCATTCTCGAGAACCTGCGCCGCGAGGGCAAAACGATCATCCTGATCACCCACAAACTGCGCGAAATTATGGAAATTACCGACACGGTCTCGGTGATGCGTCGCGGGCAGATGACAGCGACCGTCAAAACCGCCGAGACCTCACCCACGGAACTTGCCGAGCTGATGGTCGGCCGCAAGGTGCTTCTCAAAGTCGAGAAAACACCCGCGAAGCCCGGAAAGACCATCCTTGAAGTCCGCAACCTCGCAGTCACCGATGACAAAGGGATCAAGCGCCTCAAGGGCATCGATCTTGATATCCGCGCGGGCGAGATCCTTGGGATCGCTGGCGTCGCAGGCAACGGGCAGTCCGAGCTTCTCGAAGTTCTGGGCGGGTATCGCCGCGCTACGGGGTCGGTCAAACTCAACGACCAACCGCTTGAGTTGAACATCGGACCCTCAGGCGGTCAGAAACGCCGTGCCATAGGGATCGCCCATGTGCCCGAGGATCGACAGCGCGAAGGGCTCATTATGGACTATGCCGCTTGGGAGAATATTGCATTCGGCTATCATAACGACCCGAGGTTCCAAAAGAATGCCCTTCTGATGGATCACGACACGATGAAGGCCGACACGGCAGCGAAAATGGCGGCTTACGACGTGCGCCCACCGGATCCCTATCTCGCCGCCAAGAGCTTCTCGGGCGGAAACCAGCAGAAAATCGTGGTGGCGCGGGAGATCGAACAGAACCCTGACTTGCTCCTGATCGGACAGCCGACACGGGGCGTCGACATCGGCGCGATCGAGTTCATCCACAAAGAAATCATCGCGCTCCGTGACAAGGGCAAAGCCATCCTTCTCGTTTCGGTGGAGCTTGATGAAATCATGTCGCTATCGGACCGTATCGCCGTGATGTTCGATGGCCGGATCATGGGCGAGCGTCTTGCATCCGAGACCAACGCTCAAGAGCTTGGTCTTTTGATGGCGGGTATGAACGGGGAGGCCGCATAA
- a CDS encoding ABC transporter permease: MDRMPKWADIVLIPLISLLLAAFLSALVMLAIGEDPIKALGIMIQGSIGSSYAWGYTLYYATNFIFTGLAVAVAFHARMFNIGGEGQAALGGVGVALVCIYIPWPHWSFALVGATVIAALFGAAWAAIPAFLQAKRGSHIVITTIMFNFIAAALINYLLVKTLKPVGAMEPATAKFPAPTHLPNLHDILGIFGIPFSRGAPANIALLLALLACFLVWVLIWRTRLGYQLRAFGHSESAARYAGISPTKIIMVSMLISGALAGLMAINNVMGEAERLVLNAVEGAGFIGIAVALMGRNHPFGVLLAALLFGVLYQGGAELALATSIPREMIVVIQALVILFTGALDNMVRMPLEVLFSAMRRKPEGAK, from the coding sequence ATGGATCGTATGCCGAAATGGGCGGACATCGTCCTCATTCCCCTGATCTCGCTCTTGCTTGCCGCGTTTCTCTCTGCGCTTGTGATGCTCGCAATCGGTGAAGACCCGATCAAGGCACTCGGGATCATGATCCAAGGCTCCATCGGATCGTCTTATGCATGGGGCTATACGCTCTATTATGCGACCAATTTCATCTTTACAGGTCTTGCGGTCGCCGTGGCTTTTCACGCCCGAATGTTCAACATCGGCGGCGAGGGTCAGGCGGCCTTGGGCGGCGTGGGTGTCGCGCTTGTTTGTATATATATCCCGTGGCCGCATTGGTCCTTCGCACTCGTCGGGGCAACGGTGATCGCGGCCCTGTTCGGGGCCGCTTGGGCTGCAATCCCCGCCTTTCTTCAGGCAAAACGCGGAAGCCATATCGTGATCACGACGATCATGTTCAACTTTATCGCAGCTGCTTTGATCAACTATCTTCTGGTCAAAACGCTCAAGCCCGTCGGGGCGATGGAGCCTGCGACCGCGAAATTTCCCGCGCCGACACATCTTCCGAACCTGCATGATATCCTCGGCATTTTCGGCATTCCCTTCTCGCGCGGGGCGCCTGCGAATATCGCGCTTCTTCTCGCCTTGCTGGCCTGCTTCCTCGTTTGGGTTCTGATCTGGCGCACGCGCCTCGGGTATCAGCTTCGCGCCTTCGGCCATTCCGAAAGTGCAGCCCGCTACGCAGGGATCAGCCCGACCAAGATCATTATGGTTTCGATGCTGATTTCGGGCGCTCTGGCAGGCCTTATGGCGATCAACAACGTCATGGGAGAAGCCGAGCGTCTGGTTCTGAACGCTGTCGAAGGTGCAGGCTTTATCGGTATCGCCGTGGCCTTGATGGGTCGCAACCATCCCTTCGGGGTGCTTCTCGCCGCGCTTCTATTCGGTGTCCTTTATCAGGGCGGCGCCGAACTTGCGCTTGCGACCTCGATCCCGCGCGAGATGATCGTCGTGATCCAGGCTTTGGTGATCCTCTTTACGGGTGCGCTCGACAACATGGTCCGCATGCCTCT